From a single Lolium rigidum isolate FL_2022 chromosome 7, APGP_CSIRO_Lrig_0.1, whole genome shotgun sequence genomic region:
- the LOC124673139 gene encoding cytochrome P450 81Q32-like: MQRRITSNVETEPHSSGPQPDGDPETNDNANPEGEENHQSDNEEDPHNNNAPPPPSPDRHGSVAHFDLELHQMDVKTAFLNGDLDEDVYMTQPEGFVVEGKEHLACRLKKSIYGLKQASRQWYLKFDKIIRTFGFTENVKDNCIYVKFKGSRFTILVLCSSGYCSRSGVTLEVLRLTRSSRGRTMVGDLLDMQASDPDVYSDEVIRALCLSILQAGTETSSSAIEWVMAEMLNHPAAMAKARVELDDVIGTGRLMEEADLPKLPYLQCILRETLRLHPTAPLLAPHESSADCTVAGYDIPAGTMLLINVHTMHRDAGMWEEPTRFMPERFEGGKGEGQWMLPFSMGRRRCPGEALSMKVVGLTLGTLVQCFEWGRVSEEEIDMAEGSGLTMHMAIPLEASYWPREEMASVLRWPSSGSSSAPSSLPPDSM, translated from the exons ATGCAGAGGAGAATCACTTCTAATGTTGAGACCGAACCTCACAGTTCTGGTCCTCAACCTGATGGTGATCCTGAAACTAATGATAACGCAAATCCAGAAGGTGAAGAAAATCACCAGTCGGATAATGAAGAAGATCCTCATAATAATAATgcccctccaccaccatcgcct GATCGTCATGGCTCGGTAGCTCATTTCGACCTAGAattgcatcaaatggacgttaagacggcatttctaaatggCGACCTTGATGAAGACGTGTACATGACTCAgccggaaggttttgttgtggaaGGAAAGGAACATTTAGCATGTCGTCTGAAGAAATCCATCTATGGCTTGAAGCAAGCTTCAAGACAGTGGTACCTCAAGTTCGATAAGATTATTAGAACTTTTGGTTTTACTGAAAATGTTAAGGACAACTGCATTTATGTTAAGTTTAAGGGCAGTAGGTTCACTATATTAGtcct GTGTTCTAGTGGCTATTGTTCACGATCTGGTGTTACTCTTGAAGTATTACGCCTAACAAGGAGTAGCCGTGGGAGGACGATGGTGGGCGACTTGCTGGACATGCAGGCGTCGGACCCGGACGTATACAGCGACGAGGTCATCAGAGCTCTCTGCCTG AGCATCCTGCAAGCCGGTACAGAAACCTCATCGAGCGCGATCGAGTGGGTCATGGCGGAGATGCTGAACCATCCAGCAGCAATGGCTAAGGCTAGGGTGGAGCTCGACGATGTCATCGGCACGGGACGCCTAATGGAGGAAGCCGACCTGCCAAAGCTCCCCTACCTCCAGTGCATCCTCAGAGAGACCCTCCGTCTGCACCCAACTGCTCCGCTCCTCGCGCCTCACGAGTCCTCCGCCGACTGCACTGTCGCCGGCTACGACATCCCGGCGGGGACAATGCTTCTCATCAACGTGCACACGATGCACAGGGACGCGGGCATGTGGGAGGAGCCGACGAGGTTTATGCCGGAGAGGTTCGAAGGTGGAAAGGGCGAGGGGCAATGGATGCTGCCATTCAGCATGGGCCGGAGACGGTGCCCGGGCGAGGCGCTCAGCATGAAGGTGGTCGGCCTCACGCTGGGCACTCTGGTGCAATGCTTCGAGTGGGGCAGGGTAAGCGAGGAGGAGATTGACATGGCTGAAGGATCAGGACTGACCATGCACATGGCCATCCCGTTGGAGGCTTCGTACTGGCCTCGTGAAGAAATGGCATCGGTGCTAAGG tggccttcatccggttcctcctccgctccgtcctctctcccgccagatagcatg